The Chitinivorax sp. B region GGCTGCCGAACCCAATTTGTCCTTGAGCTTGTCCATCATGTCACGCAGGGTATTGCCGTCCGCACCATCAATCACCGCAGCCAGCACCTTGAGCCCTTTAATCTCCTTAGCCTGGGCCAGTAGTTCGTCACCTTGGCTGGAAGCCAGTTTGCCTTTCAAACGTGCCAGTTCTTTCTCAAGGACTTTGACGTTTTCCTGAATTTGGCCAATCTTACTCAGCAGTTCAGCTGGTTGCACCTTGACCAAGGCTGCAACCTCTTTCAGTTGGGCTTCCTGTGCTTGTACGAAAGCCAATGCACCTTCACCGGTCACAGCCTCGATACGACGCACACCTGCGGCCACACCACCTTCGGAGATAATCTTGAAGAAGCCGATATCGCCAGTCCGATGCACGTGTGTTCCACCACACAGTTCAGTGGAAAAATTACCCATCTTCAGCACACGAACCTCATCGCCATACTTTTCGCCAAACAGCGCCATGGCGCCAGCACGTATTGCGTCATCGTAGGACATCAAGGTAGCGGTCACATCGTAATTGGATGCAACAACGTGGTTAACCACCGCCTCAATACGAGCCAGTTCTTCGGTAGTGACAGCTTGAGTATGGGCAAAGTCGAAACGGGTACGTTCATGATTCACCAACGAGCCCTTTTGCGACACATGCCTACCCAAAACCTCGCGCAATGCAGCGTGCAACAGGTGTGTCGCAGAGTGATTACGGGCCGTCGCCACACGCTTATGCAGATCGATAGTGGCTTGTACCGCGTCGCCCACTTTCAATGCCCCACGTGTTAGTTGACCAGTATGGCCAAACACGGCCGCCTTGATTTTCTGGGTATCCAGTACATCGAACAGCGCATCCAAACCGCCTGCGGCAGAAATTTCACCAAGGTCACCCACCTGACCGCCACCTTCAGCATAGAACGGCGTATTGTCGAGGACGACAATCCCTTCATCACCAGTCTGCAATTGCTCGACAGCTTCACCATTCTTATACAATGCCAGCACAGTTGCATCCACGCTGGACTTCAAATACCCCTCGAAACAGGTATCCTTCCCACAGTATTCAACGTTGCCAGTCATCTTGAAGGTTGATGCTGCACGTGCGCGGTCGCGCTGGGCTTCCATCTCGCGCTCGAAGCCCCCCATGTCGACTTCCACCTCACGCTCACGACAGATATCGTTGGTCAGATCTGCCGGGAAACCAAACGTATCGTACAATTTGAAAGCCACGTCCCCGGATAGCACTTTCGTGCCATCGGCCAAAGCGGCTTCCAACAGCCCCATTCCGTTATCCAGCGTTTTTGCAAACTGCTCTTCTTCCTGCTTAAGTGCAGAAGCAATACGTTCTTGCTCAGTCTTCAACTCAGGATAAGCATCCCCCATCACCTCAACCAAGGTTGGCACCAGTTTGTGGAAGAACAGGCCCTTTTGGCCCAGTTTGTAACCGTGGCGGATCGCACGACGGATAATTCGGCGCAATACATAACCACGACCATCATTGGATGGCATAACACCGTCAGCGATCAGGAATGAACAGGCACGGATATGATCTGCAATGACATTCAGTGACGGACTGTTACGGTCTGCCGCACCCGTTGCACGTGTCGCCGCCTCGATCAATGTCTGGAACAGGTCGATCTCATAATTGGAATGTACATGCTGAAGCACAGCAGAAATACGCTCCAACCCCATCCCAGTATCGACGGAGGGTTTCGGTAGTGGGTGCAGCGTACCACTCTCGTCACGGTTGAACTGCATGAATACGTTGTTCCAGATTTCGATGTAGCGATCACCATCTTCCTCAGGTGATCCGGGAGGCCCACCCCAGATTTCCGGGCCATGATCGTAGAAAATCTCGGTACACGGGCCACACGGGCCTGTATCACCCATCGTCCAGAAATTGTCAGACGCGTAAGGCGCACCTTTGTTATCGCCAATGCGGATCATGCGCTCGGCAGGAATACCGACTTCTTTATGCCAGATATCGTAGGCTTCATTATCTGTGGCATAAACGGTCACCCAGAGTTTTTCTTGTGGCAAGTTCAACCATTGTGGCGAAGTCAGGAATTCCCATGCGTATTTGATGGCATCCTGTTTGAAATAGTCACCAAAGCTGAAATTACCCAACATCTCGAAGAAAGTATGGTGACGTGCAGTGTAGCCGACGTTTTCCAAGTCATTGTGCTTACCACCTGCACGAACACATTTCTGAGAAGTCGTGGCACGGGTATAGGCGCGCTTGTCAAAACCAAGGAAGACATCCTTGAACTGGTTCATACCTGCATTGGTAAACAACAATGTCGGGTCATCACCCGGTACCAAGCTGGACGATGCCACAACCTGGTGGCCCTTCGAAGCAAAAAAGTCGAGGAATTTCTGTCGGATTTCTGCGGATTTCATCCTGTGCAAACCTTATCGTTCTCTATCTTTTATTCAGCTTGTGTCGTGCAGGTCTGACTTGCCATACACCACCCCAAACATTCCAGCAATTCATTCACGGCTGGCGGCCCTGGCCACCACAACTCATCGTCAGCCATCACTGATTGTAGCTCGGCGCCAACACCCACAAATCGCCAGCCCAAAGACCGCGTCGCTGTCTGATCCCAATGACCGTCACCGACATATGCGACCGCATCGAACGCTGTCACTGCATATTGCGTCAAGGCGCGATGATGAGCCAATTGCATGATGGCTTGACGAGATGTTGCTTCACATGCAGCCGCAAACGGGACTTGCTGTAAATCATAACCACAACCTTCCAGCTTCAGCCTAGCTTCTGCCCCCCAGCCTCCGGTAGCAATTGCAATGGCCACATCCGATCGCTGCTTGAGAGCCGCCCACAAGGGAATGCCGCCTGGCAATGGCTGGCAGTGCGTGGTATGCACAGCATGATAAGCACGCATCAACCCATTGAATCGTCCCTGAACTGCTGCAGATTCCTCTTCAGTCACCAACCGTCCAAATGCACGCAGGACAATCTCACCAAGGATACCGGAGGATGTGACATGCGTATAGGCACGCCAGTCCGGGTTGATTTCACGAATACCCAGTACTTCATCGACGGCTTGGCAAAACAGTTCGCCATCGTAGTGCAGTGAGTCGACGAGCGTACCGTCAACGTCAAACATGATCAGTTTCAAAGCATAGACTCTTCAGACAAATATACCTGCCAGTAACCAATCCCTGACTCATCTCAAAAACAAGCCAAGCTACATACAGTCATGTATATAGTCAGACAAAACACCATATTGACAGGGAAGCCACATTGGCTGGCAGGCCAAAAGCAGGAATATACACGCTCAACGCATGAAGCGCACCGCTCAGATAAGCCCGTTCACATCTCTTGGTATTTGATACATTGACAGTGGTGGTGAGATCGGAAACGGTACTGACCAAGGCTGTGGAGGACGACAGCTTATAAGATTTCGTGCCCAGACCTACTACACATGACAACTATCAC contains the following coding sequences:
- the alaS gene encoding alanine--tRNA ligase, whose translation is MKSAEIRQKFLDFFASKGHQVVASSSLVPGDDPTLLFTNAGMNQFKDVFLGFDKRAYTRATTSQKCVRAGGKHNDLENVGYTARHHTFFEMLGNFSFGDYFKQDAIKYAWEFLTSPQWLNLPQEKLWVTVYATDNEAYDIWHKEVGIPAERMIRIGDNKGAPYASDNFWTMGDTGPCGPCTEIFYDHGPEIWGGPPGSPEEDGDRYIEIWNNVFMQFNRDESGTLHPLPKPSVDTGMGLERISAVLQHVHSNYEIDLFQTLIEAATRATGAADRNSPSLNVIADHIRACSFLIADGVMPSNDGRGYVLRRIIRRAIRHGYKLGQKGLFFHKLVPTLVEVMGDAYPELKTEQERIASALKQEEEQFAKTLDNGMGLLEAALADGTKVLSGDVAFKLYDTFGFPADLTNDICREREVEVDMGGFEREMEAQRDRARAASTFKMTGNVEYCGKDTCFEGYLKSSVDATVLALYKNGEAVEQLQTGDEGIVVLDNTPFYAEGGGQVGDLGEISAAGGLDALFDVLDTQKIKAAVFGHTGQLTRGALKVGDAVQATIDLHKRVATARNHSATHLLHAALREVLGRHVSQKGSLVNHERTRFDFAHTQAVTTEELARIEAVVNHVVASNYDVTATLMSYDDAIRAGAMALFGEKYGDEVRVLKMGNFSTELCGGTHVHRTGDIGFFKIISEGGVAAGVRRIEAVTGEGALAFVQAQEAQLKEVAALVKVQPAELLSKIGQIQENVKVLEKELARLKGKLASSQGDELLAQAKEIKGLKVLAAVIDGADGNTLRDMMDKLKDKLGSAAIVLATVNDGKVLLVAGVTADSTSKVKAGELVNFVAQQVGGKGGGRSDMAQAGGTQPEALPVALVSVADWVAGKL
- a CDS encoding HAD family hydrolase is translated as MFDVDGTLVDSLHYDGELFCQAVDEVLGIREINPDWRAYTHVTSSGILGEIVLRAFGRLVTEEESAAVQGRFNGLMRAYHAVHTTHCQPLPGGIPLWAALKQRSDVAIAIATGGWGAEARLKLEGCGYDLQQVPFAAACEATSRQAIMQLAHHRALTQYAVTAFDAVAYVGDGHWDQTATRSLGWRFVGVGAELQSVMADDELWWPGPPAVNELLECLGWCMASQTCTTQAE